The Streptomyces sp. NBC_00775 genome includes the window TCGCGGACGAAGCCGTGCACCACCGTCGCGCCGCCCGCGGGGGCAGCCTCCTCGGGCGCCGATTCGCGCGGCTCCACCGCCAGATGCGGCAGCCGCTTCTCCAGCCCGGCCGGCAGCCACCAGTTGGACTTGCCGAGCAGATGCATCGCGGCCGGCACCAGGGCCGTACGGAGAATGAACGCGTCCAGGGCGACCGCGGCCGCCAGGCCGACGCCCGCCATCGCGGCGCCCGAGTCGCCGCTCAGGACGAAGGCCAGGAAGACGCAGACCATGATCAGGGCGGCGGAGTTGATGACGCGGCTGGTCTCCGCGAGGCCGACGCGGACGGCGCGCGCGTTGTCCTTGGTGTGCACCCACTCCTCGTGCATCCGGCTCACCAGGAACACCTGGTAGTCCATGGAGAGGCCGAAGAGGAGGGACAGCATGATGACGGGCAGGAAGGAGTTGATCGGACCCTCCTTGCCGAGGCCGAGCAGGTCGAGGCCCCAGCCCCACTGGAAGATCGCGACGAGTACGCCGAACGACGCGGCTGCCGCGATCAGGTTCATCAGCGCGGCCGTCAGCGGCACCACGAGGGAGCGGAAGGCGACCATCAGAAGCAGGAAGCCCAGGCCGATGATCGTGGCGACGAAGTAGGGCAGCCGGTCACCGGTGATGGACGAGAAGTCCTTGGAGACGGCCGTCACGCCACCGACGTGCGCCTGCGCCCCCGCTTCCGGGATCACCCGGTCCCGCAGTCTGTCGATGAGCTGGTCGGTCTTCTCCGACTGCGGCGAGGTCGTCGGCACCACCTGGATCACCGTCACGCCCCGCGCGGGCGGCAGCGCCGCGACCCGGGCCACTCCGGCCGTGTCGCCGATGTCCTTCACCAACGCGGAGGTGTCGCCGCCGGACGTGACCACCTGAAGGGGGCCGTTGAAACCGGGCCCGAAGCCCTCGGCGAGCAGGTCGTACGCCTTCCTGGTCGTCGTCGAGGCGTCGTCGTTGCCCTGGTCCGTGGCGCCGAGCCGCAGTCCGAGAACGGGCAGGGCGAGAACCGCCATGACGGCCAGGGCGAGGACAGCGATCGTCCGCGGACGCCGCTGGACACTCGTCGACCAGCGCGCCGCGGCGCCGCTGGTCGACTGCTTCTCCGGCCCGTTGGCGGCCAGCTTGCGCCGCTGGCGGCGGCTGAGCACCCGGGCGCCGAGGAGTCCGAGGAGCGCCGGCAGCAGGGTGATCGCCGCGAGCACGCTGAAGATGACGGTGAGCGAGGTGCCGATGACCACGCCGTCCAGGAAGCGCAGGTTCGTCACGAGCATCCCGGCGAGCGCGATGCACACCGTGCCGCCCGCGAACAGCACGGCCCGCCCCGAGGTGTCGAGGGCGACGACCGCCGACTCCTCCGGCGCCATGCCGCGCAGGATGCCGCGCCGGTGCCGGGTGACGATGAACAGCGCGTAGTCGATGCCGACGCCGAGGCCGATCAGCGTGGCCAGCAGCGGCGCCAGGTCGGGCACGGACGTGACATGGCTGATCAGCTGCGTGGAGAACAGACCGGTGCCGACGCCGAAGATGGCGATGCCGATCGGGAGCAGCATCGCGAAGAGGGATCCGAAGGCGAGGAACAGGACGACCGCCGCGGCCAGGATGCCGATCATCTCGGCGAGACCGGTGGGCGGTTCCTGCACCTTCTGGATCGCCTGACCGCCCAACTCGACCTGGAGACCGCCACGTTCGGCGTTCTGCGCGGTGTCGACGACGTTCTGCACCAGGTCCTTGGGTACGGTGTTGGCCTGGTCGGCGAAGGTGATCTGGGCGTACGCGATCTTCCCGTCGGAGCTGATCTGCGTCGCGCCCTGCTCACCCGAGTACGGGCTGGTGACGCCGCCGACGCCCGACATCTTCCCGATCTCTTCGAGCGCGGGCTGGATCCGGGACCGTACGGACTGGTCGCGGACCGTTCCCCCGTCGACCTTCCACACCACCGTGTCGGTGTCCCCCGCGCGGTCCGGGAACGCCTTCTCCATCAGGTCGTACGCGCGCTTGGAGTCCGTGTTCGGAAGGGAGAAGTCGGTCGCGTAGTCTGTGCCCGCGGTGGACGCCGCGAAGCCCAGTCCGAACAGCGCCCCCACCCACAGCAACAGGACCACCAGCCGGTGCCGATAGCACCACCGTGCCAATGTCGCCACGCTCAACGCTCCTTCAGTCGGTCGGTTGGTCCCCCAAGTCCTGGAGCAACCATCGACCGAGCCCCGTGCGCGGCGACACGGCCCGCACATGACTCTCAAGGAACTCCAAAGCGAGAGCGCCCCATGTCGGGGCAGGTGTACGGATACTGGGGACATGACCGCTCACGAGGGAGCCACCGTCCTCGTCGTCGAGGACGAGCCGAGCATCGCGGACGTCCTCGCCATCGCCCTGCGCTACCACCGTTTCGAGGTGATGACCGCGGGCACCGTCCGCCAGGCGCTCACGCTCGCCGAGCGCACCCGCCCCGACGCGGCGCTGCTCGACGTGATGCTGCCGGACGGCGACGGCCGGGCGCTCGGCCATGAACTGCGGGAGCGTCAGCCGGACTTGGCGATCGTCTTCCTCACCGCGCGGGACGCGCCCGCCGAGATCGTGGGCGCGCTCGGCTTCGGCGACGACTACATCACCAAGCCGTTCAACATCGACGAGGTCGTCGCCCGGATCACGGCCGTCCTGCGCCGCACCCGCCCCGACGACGTCCTGCCGCAGCGCCCGCCCCTGCGCTACGGCGACCTGGAGCTGGACGAGACGACGTACTGCGTCCACCGCGCGGGCCGCACGGTCGAGCTCACCCCCACCGAGTACGCCCTGCTGCGCTTCCTGGTCCGCAACGGCGGACGGATCGTGCCCAAGGAGCAACTCCTGCGCCACGTATGGCAGTACGAGCACCCCGCCGAGTCGACCGTCGTGGAGACGTACATCAGCTATCTGCGGCGCAAGCTCGAACCGCTGGGACCGCCGGTGATACAGACCCGGCGAGGCGTCGGATACGGGCTCACATGAGGATTTCGCCGGTGCGCACGGACAGCGCGGCCCGTGACACCGTCCCGGCGGAGGCGGGTACGAAGACCGGGGCCCGCCGGAGGCCGCGACCCCGGCTCCCGCGCTGCCGGCACGGCATCCACTCGCTGCGCGGCGGCTTGACGCTCGCGAACGTGGGGCTGCTGGCCCTGGGCATCGTGATGGCGACCGCGGTGAGCCTGATGGGCATGCGGCACTATCTGGTCGACCAGGTCGACACGGACCTGATCAAGACGCGGGACTCGCTGGGCAGTTCACGGCTCACCATGCGGGAGATCGACTCGCTGAGCGCGGTGGCGTTCGTACGCGACCGGCTCATCGCCTCCGCGGACGAGTCACCGAGGCCGGACTCGATCTTCGCGGCGGTCGACCGGAGCGGGAAGGCCGTCACCATCGGCGGCATCGGCGGCTTCAAGCCGACCAGCAGCCAGCTCGCCCTGGCGGAAGCGGTGGACGACCCGCACGCGCTCGTCGCCGACCGCGACCCGCACGACGTGACGGTGCATGGCGCCTCCTACCGGGTGACCGGGGCACGGTTCGCCGACGGAACGTACGTCCTGCTCGCCACCTCGACCGACGGGCTGCACAAGGGCATAGCGAAGGCGCTCAAGCTCGATCTGGCCTTCGGCACCCTGCTGTTGGCGCTGCTGGCCTGCCTGACGATGTTCAGCGTGCGCCGCCGGATGCGGCCGCTGGAGGCCATGGTGGAGACCTCGTCGGCGATCGCCGAGGGGGATCTGACCCGGCGCGTGCCCTCCAGCCACCATCCGACCCAGGAGGTCGAACAGCTGCGGCTCGCCCTCAACTCCATGCTCCACCAGGTCGAGTCGGCGTACCGGACGCGCGAGCGCAGCGCGGCCCAGCTGCGCCGGTTCGTCGGGGACGCCTCGCACGAACTGCGCACACCGCTGTCGGCGATACGCGGCTATCTCCAGCTGTACGAGAAGGGCATGCTGACCGATCCCGCCGAGCGCAGGCGGGCCTGGGACCGGATGAACGCGGAGGCCGACCGCATGGGCCGGCTCGTGGACGAGCTGCTCACCCTGGCCCGGCTCGACCAGCGCCCCGAACTCCGCTTCAGAAACGTCGACTTGAGCCGACTGGTACGGGACGCGGCCGCGGATCTGCGGGCCCAGCAGCCGGGGCGCCCGGTGAGCGTGGGCGCCGAAGGCACGCTGCTGCTGCACGCCGACGAGTCGGGGCTGCGGCAGGTGCTCGGCAACCTCGTGGGCAACGTACGCACCCACACACCCGCCGAAGTGCCGGTGCGGCTCGGTCTGGAGCGCGAGGACGGCGTCGTACGGTTGTGTGTCGCGGACGAGGGTCCCGGGCTCGCGGAGGACGACGCGGCGCGCATCTTCGACCGGTTCTTCCGGGCGGGCGGCGGCGCGGGCAGCGGGCTCGGCATGGCGATCGTGCAGGGCGTGGTGACGGCGCACGGGGGCAAGGTGGCGGTGCGGACGGCGCCGGGCGAGGGGCTGGCGGTCACGGTGACGCTCCCGGCGCACTGACGCCCCCTTTTCGGCCCCGTGACCTGCTAGAACGGTCTTGGGACGGACTTGGGCAGAAGCAGACCCGGAGGATTGAACACCGGCCGCCACGGCGCCGTACAGCACAGGTGAAGGCGGCCCCGACCTCCCCAGCCTGGTCCGCCGTGCCACCACCGGGCTTCGCACGGAAGGACCGCCGGGTTGTCGTTCAACACGAGCTCTCGACAGCTGCCGAACACGGACGAGAAGCCTCCGGAGGAGGGTCCCGCGCCGGAGCCTTCGCCGGAGCCATTGCCGGAGGCCACCGCGGAGACGTCCACCCCGGGCGCCAGTGCGGCGGCCCCGGCCGAACCCCTCTCAGGTGACGGCGAGACCCAGGCCGAGGCTGCCTCCGGTAACGGCGAGACCCCGGCCGAGGCCACCGCGACCGCCGCAGAAGTTGAAGCCCCCGCCGACGCCGAAGCCCCGGCCGCCACCTCGGATGACACCGAAGCCCCGGCCACCACCTCGGATGACGCCGAAGCCCCGGCCGCCCCCTCGGATGACACCGAAGCCCCGGCCGAAGTCACCGAAGATCCGGCCGAAGCCGCCCCGGCCCCCACGCCGGCCCCCGCCCCCACCCGAGGCCGGCGGCGCTGGCACGGCTGGCGCGAGAGGTACCCCCTCGCGGCCCGCGCCCTGGCGTGGACCACCACCGCCCTGGCCGCCGCGCTCGTGCTGTTCGCGCTGCTCATGCCGAGCAGGATCGACACCTTCCGGCCCGCCGAGTTCTTCCGTATCCCGGTGGAGGCGATCTTCGGCGCCGCCGTGCTGATCGTCCTGCCGCGCAAGCCGCGGATCGCCGTGGCGGCGCTCGCCGGGCTGTGCCTCGGCGCGCTGACGGTCCTGAACTTCCTCGACATCGGCTTCAACGAATACCTCGGGCGCGGATTCAACGTCGTCCTCGACTGGACGCTGTTCAGCGACGCGCAGGCGTACCTCCAGGACACGATGGGCAAGAACGGCGCGCTCGGCATCGTGGTGCTGGTCGTGGTCCTCGTGATCGCGGTGCTCGTCCTCATGACGCTGTCGGTCGTCCGGCTGGGCAACCTGGTGGCCCGGAACACCGACCTGGCGACGCGTACGACGCTGGTGATGGCCATCGTCTGGGTCACCTGCGCGGCGCTCGGCGTGCAGTTCACCGGCGTACCGATCGCCGCCGAGCACACGACGCTGGTCGTCCAGGACCGTGCCGTGCGGGTGCGGAACACCCTCCGCGACGAGGCGGCGTTCGCGAAGGTCGCCAAGAAGGACGCGTTCGCCAACACCCCGCCGGACCAGCTGCTGACGGGGCTGCGCGGCAAGGACATGATGATCACGTTCATCGAGAGCTACGGCCGCAGCGCGATCGAGGACCCGGTCATGGCGCCGGGTGTCGACGCGACCCTCACCTCCGAGAACGAGAAGCTGACCAAGGCCGGGTTCGCGGCGAAGAGCGGCTGGCTGACCTCGGCGACGTACGGCGGAAGCAGCTGGCTGGGTCACTCCACGTTTCTGTCGGGCCTGTGGATCAACAACCAGCAGCGCTACCGCACCGTGACCGCGGGCAACCACCTGACCCTCCCCGGCGCCTTCAAGAAGACGGGCGCCTGGGACACGGTCGGCGTCATGCCGGGTGTGCAGAAGGCTTGGCCGGAGTCGAAGTTCTACGGCATCGACAAGGTCTACGACTCCCGCGATCTCGGCTACAAGGGACCGAAGTTCAGCTGGTCGACCATGCCCGACCAGTACGCGCTGACCGCGTTCGAGCGGCTGGAGCACAGCAAGAAGCACGACAAGCCGCTGATGTCGACGATCATCCTGACCTCCAGCCACCAGCCCTGGGCACCGATCCCCAAGACGGTCCCCCAGGACCAGGTCGGCGACGGCTCGGTCTACGACGCCATCGAGAAGGCCGGCAAGAGCCCCGCGGACATCATCACCGACTCCACCAAGTCCAAGGAGGAGTACGGCAAGTCCATCCAGTACTCGGTGACCAGCCTCATCGACTACCTGGTGAAGTACGGCAACAAGAACACCGTGCTGATCTTCCTCGGCGACCACCAGCCGATCGCCCGGGTCAGCGGCAACAACGCCAGCCGTGACGTGCCGGTGTCGATCGTCGCCAAGGACCCGAAGGTCCTCGACAAGATCGCCGACTGGAACTGGACGGACGGCCTGCAGCCGGAGCACAACGCCCCGGTCTGGAAGATGAGCGCGTTCCGCGACCGCTTCCTGACGGTGTACGGCTCCACACCGCACCCGTAAAGGCCTCTCAGGCAGACGGTGTGGGCGCGGCTGCCACCAGCGCCCACACCGTCTTCCCGTACCTCCCCCGGCTCCACACCCCCCACGCCACGGCGATGTTCTCCACGAGATGGAGCCCGCGGCCGGTCTCCTCCCAGTCGGCGACCGGCCGCAGACGGGGCTCGGCGGCACCCTCGTCGGAGACCTCTATGAAGCAGGAGCCGTCGGCGAGGGCGGTCACCGCGACCTCGAACTCCCGCTCAAGCAGGGGTCCGTGGCGCACGGCGTTGGTCGCCAGCTCGGAGACGAGCAGCACGACATCCGCAAGGGCCGGATCGTCGGCGCTGTGACCCCAGTCGGCCAGGTGGTCCCGTACGCGGCGCCGGGCGAGACCGACGGACGCCGGATGCCTGGGCAGCCGGAATGAGTTGCGTCTCACCACGTCTGCCCCTCACCCCGCACACACCTCCGACACATGGTGCTGCGTTGGGCGAGAGCGCGATGTCACTGGGCCGGGTGTCCGCCCCGCGGGATCACGTCAGTTGTCATATCCAGCTCAGCCGCCAGAGGCGGAAGACACCGGTCCCGTCCGACAGGTACTGACCGCCCCCGACGTCCTCACTGCTGAGTACATACTCCTTGCGCTGCCACAGGGGAATCAGCGGAACATCCTGAGCCACGACTTCCTGCAACTGCCGGAAGGAGTCGGTCGCGAGGCTGCGGTCCTCGTCCTGCTGAGTGTCCAGAATCAGCCGGTCGACGGCCTTGCTGCTGTAGCCGTTCTTCATGCTGTTGCCGGTGCCGACGAGCGGGGCGCTGAAGGTGTCCGGGTCGGGATAGTCGGCGACCCAGCCGACGGCCCACGCGTCCAGCCTGCCCTCGGCGTACTGCTTCTGGAAGGCGGTCCACTCGTAGCCCTTGGTCGCCACCTTGAACAGCCCGCTCGCCTCCAGCTGCCGCTTGAGCTCGGCGGCCTCCTGCGCCGCGGCGCCCCGTCCTTTCGCGTACCCGTAGGTGAACCGCACGGGAAGCGACACCCCGGCTTCGGTCAGCAGCGTCCGCGCCTTCTTGGCGTCCGGCTTGGGGTAGTCGTCGAAGAACGACGTCGCGTGCCCCGTGATGCCCGCCGGAATAAGCCCGTACAACGGATCGGTCGTCCCCTTGTACGTCTGGCTGACCAGTTCCTCGCGGTTGATGAGCGCGGCGATGGCCTGCCGCACCCGCCGGTCGTGCAGCGGCGCGTTCGCCCGCACATTGAGGACGAGGTTGCGGGTCTCGGCGCTGTCGACCTCCGTGACCCGCTGTTTCGGGTCGCTCGGCGAGAGTCCGGCGAGCAGCGCGGGAGGCAGCTGACGGGCGGCGACATCGAACTTCTTCGCCTTCCAGCCGGCTTCCAGCGCCTGCGAGTCGGCGTAGTAGCGCAGCACGATGGGCCGGCCGGTCTCCTTGACGGCGCCCTCGTAGTGCGGGTTGGGCGCGAGGACGGCCCGCTTCTCCTTCGTATACGTCTTCAGTACGTACAGTCCGGTGCCGTCGGCGCCGGTGTCGGTGCGCAGGGCACGCTTGGGGTAGCGGGTGTGGTCGACGATCGAACCGGCGCCGGTGGCCACCTTGAACGGGAAGGTGGCGTCGGGCGAGGACAGATGGAAGGTGACCGTGAGGCCCTTCGCGTCGACCGAGCCGAGTGTGGCGAGGAGGGACGCCGGTCCCACCTCGTCGTTGATGCGCTTCACCCGCTCGAAGGAGAACTTCACGTCCTCGGCGGTCATCTTGCGCCCACTCGGAAACGTGAGGTCGTCCCGTAACGTACAGCGATAGGTGCGCAGGCCAGTGCCCACGAAGCCGCAGCTCTTCGCCGCGTCCGGCACGGGGGCGGCGCCGCCCGGCTCGAACGTCAGCAGCGACTGGAACACATTGCTGAACAGCGCCCATGATCCGGCGTCGTACGCGCCCGCCGGGTCGAGCGACGTGACAGCGTCCGTCGTGCCGACCGTGATCGTCTTGCCGCTGTTCTCCTGCGTGGGCAGCAACTGCCAGCCGCCCACACCCACGCCCGCCAGCACAAGCAGCGTCGCGAGAATCCGTATGCGAACCGATCGCATCGGTGCCCCTCCCCAGGCCCACCGCACGTCACTCCCCTAGTGACGCGGATCACCTAACCACAGGAGTTTCAGGTGGGGGAAGAGCTTCCGGAAGAGTGGTCCGAGGTGATCGAAACGATCATTTCAAGCCTGTTTCACAGCTCATTCTCAGGCTTCTCCGAAGGCGGTCTCCGCAACCCTCACCAGCCGTCGGCCCTCTGTCGCCGCCATCAGGCAGGATGGGCGCCATGACCGAGATCCACACCCCCCGTCTCCTCCTCCGCCGCTGGTACGACGACGACCTCGCACCCATGGCGGACATCAACGCGGACCCCCAGGTCATGCGCTGGATCGACGACGGCTCGCTCCGCGACCTGGACCAGACGGCGGAGGACATCGAGCGCTGGGAAGAGGAATGGGACGAGGAGGGCTTCGGCCTCTTCGCCGTGGAACTGCTGGCCTCCGGCGAGCTGGCCGGCGTGGTGGGCCTGTCCGTGCCCGAGTTCCTGCCGGAGGTACTGCCCGCCGTGGCGATCAGCTGGCGGCTCGGCTCACCGTTCTGGGGCCAGGGCTACGCGTCCGAAGCCGCCCAGGCCACGCTGGAGTTCGCGCTCCAGGACCGTGGCCTCGACCGCGTCATCAGCATCAGCCGGATGGGCGACGACGCCACCGAGAACATCATCCGCAAGCTCGGCATGAAGCCGGAACGCGAGACGGCACACCCGGTGTACGGCTTTCCGCTGCACGTCCACGCCATCGACCTCACCGAGTACGAGGCGTGAACCTGGCCCAGTCCCCCACACTCAGGCTTCCCTGGAGGCCAGCTCCACGACGGTGATGTCCGAGGGGGCACCCACCCGCGTCGGCGGCCCCCAGGCCCCCGCACCCCGGGAGACGTACAACTGGGTGTCCCCGTACCGCTCCAGCCCCGCGAGCGTTGGATTGGCGGCCGCGGCGATGAAATTCCCCGGCCACAATTGCCCACCGTGGGTGTGCCCCGACAGCTGAAGATCGACCCCGTACCGCACGGCCTCATGAATCTGCACAGGCTGATGCGCGAGAAGCACGCACGCGCGTGAGGCATCCCGATCCCCCAGGGCTTTCCCGAAGTCGGGCCCCTGCCCCTCGCTCTCTCCTTGTACGTCATTCACGCCGGCGAGATCGAATCCGGCCACCTCGGTACGCGCGTTCTCCAGAGGCTGGATCCCCAGCTCCCGCACTTCCCGGACCCATTGCGCGGCCCCGGAGAAATACTCGTGATTACCGGTCACGAAGAACGCCCCGTGCCGCGCCCGAAGCTGAGCAAGAGGCGCGGCCGCCGGTCCCAGATCCTTCACGCTGCCGTCGACCAGATCCCCGACCACGGCAATGAGATCGGGCTGCGTCGAGTTAATGGTGTCAACGACCTTCTGTGCGAAGCCACGCCCGAGCACCGGCCCCAGATGAATGTCACTGACAACAGCGATCCGGAACCCATGCGCAGAGCGCGGCAACTTGGCCAGCGGCACAGTGACCCGCTTCACCCGAGGCCCCCGCAGAACCCCGTACGTCCCGTACCCCACAGTCCCCACGGCGGCAGCCGCAGCGGCCCCACCCACGACCCGGGAGACGAAGAGCCGCCGGGACGCTCCCTCCGCCGACAGGGGACGCCGGGAGGCTGTCTCCGTCGAGGGGAGAGGCAGGGAGGCTGTATCCGCCGATGGGGCAGGCCGAAAGGCACCCTCCGCCGATGGGGGACGGCCCGCACCCGCCAATCCGACCGGAGGGGCCGTGCCGGGGTGTCCGCCCGCAGCGGATGGCGCGTCAACGCCGGCTCCTTGAAGGCCGACCGATTCCGCGCCAGACCGAGGACGGATACCCCGGCGCGGACCCGCCCCCACCACAACGGCGGGCGCGGAACCCCCACCCCCCGCACGCCGCTCGACAACCCACCGCACGACCGGCCGTACGAGCTCCCCCACCACCAGCGCCAGCACCAGATAGATCGCCAGCGCCATCCACAGAAACCCGGGCCAGGCCAGCACCCGCTGAACCCAGAAAGGCGCCCCACCGCGCTCACTCGCGACAGCGCCGAACATCAACAGCGGCCCGGCGGCAAAAACCACCGCGCCCACCCGCCGGACCACCCCCGGCCCGGCCGTCGTGTCCCGCACCAGCCGCCGCCAGGCATACCAGTGCAGCCCCCCGAGCACGGCCAGCGCGGCCACGCCCGCCAGCACGAAAACGATGACCATGGCGCCGTATCCCCCGCTATGACGTCTGGCGCAAAGCGCGCACCCCGCGCAACCCGATCCACCCGACGACCGTCCCCAACACAAAGGAGACGACGGCGAGCGTCAGATGCACCCAGAGGTACGCCGTCGGATTACCCGCGTCGTCGAACGCGAGCCCGCTGCCGTCCTTGAACAAATTCTTGATGAAAGTGACCCAAATGACCCAGCTCCACACCCCGAAGGCGAGCAGGAACCAGGACACGGGGCGGCTGAGCTTCATGGGTTCAGTATCGCGCCCGCCGGCCGGGACCCGGCGCCGGGGTGTGGAGGGCGAGGGGACTCCCCGAAAGGCTGATGGGACTTCCCGACCCGATCCCTGTACTTTCTCGACCGTGCCCGCCACCAAAAAGACCGTCAAGCGATCCTTGTTGGTCACTTCCGCCACCCTGTTGGCTCTTTCGCTCACCGCGCCCGTACCCGCGTTCGCGGACGCGAGCCCCACAGCGACAGCGACCCCGACCACGACCCCGTCGGCCACACCCCCGGTGAACATGTCGACCGTCGGCGGCGAACGGCTGGGCGAGGCCGGAACCCAGGTGAACCTCGGCGCCGGCGCCCCCGTACTGCCCAAGGACCTCACCGCACGCTCCTGGATCGTCTCGGACGCGGAGTCCGGCGACATCCTGGCCGCCCACAACGCGCACTGGCGGCTGCCCCCGGCGAGCACCCTGAAGATGCTGTTCGCCGACACCCTGCTGCCGAAGTTCCCGAAGAGCGCCGAGCACAAGGTGGCCTCCTCCGACCTGGCGGGCATCGGCGCGGGCTCCAGCATGGTGGGGATAAAGGAGGACGAGACCTACACGGTCCACGACCTGTGGCTCGGCGTCTTCCTGCGCTCCGGCAACGACGCCGTGCACGTGCTGTCGGCGATGAACAAGGGCGTCGACCAGACGGTCAAGGACATGCAGGCGCACGCCGAGGAGCTCCAGGCCCTCGACACGCACGTGGTCAGCCCCGACGGCTACGACGCGAAGGGCCAGGTGTCGTCGGCGTACGACCTGACGCTGTTCGCCCGCTCCGGGCTGCAGAAGAAGGACTTCCGGGAGTACTGCTCGACGGTGCGGGCGAAGTTCCCGGGCGAGACCACGAAGAACAAGAAGGGCAAGAAGACCCGGGAGTCCTTCGAGATCCAGAACACCAACCGCCTGCTGACGGGCGACAGCGACGTCTCCACCTACCAGGGCATCGCGGGCGTCAAGAACGGCAACACCACCAACGCGGGCGCCACCTTCACCGGCGTCGCCGAACGCGACGGCAAAGTGCTGCTCGTCACGGTCATGAACCCGGAGAAGAACGAGCACAACGAGGTCTACAAGGAGACCGCGCGGCTCTTCGACTGGGGCTTCAAGGCCTCGGGCAAGGTCGAGCCGGTGGGTGAGCTGGTGCCGCCGAAGGGCGTGGAGACGAGCGCGCAGCCGGGCGCGAAGCCATCGGGAGGTTCGGGCAAGGACAACGCGTCCACGAAGCCGGTGGCCGCCGCCTCCGAAGCGCAGGACGGTTCGAGCGGCATCGGCATCGCGCTGGCCATCACCGGCGGCCTCCTCGTGCTGCTGGCGGCCGGCGCCTTCCTGATCAACCGCCGGTGGCCGCTGCCGGATCTGATGCGCCGCCGCCGCTGACAGCCGAGCCCTTCGACTCCTCCGGCACCTCCGGCTCCTCCAAGTCCTTCGAGTCCTTCGAGTCCTCCGGATCTCCCGGTGCCGGATCTCCCGGTGCCTTCGAGTCCTCCGGATCCCCCGGCGCCTCCGGGGGATCCGCGGATTCATCGCTCCCCGCCGCCGTCCAGGCGGCGCAGAACAACAGCAGCTTCGCGGTGAAGTTGATCCACAGCAGCAGCGCGATCGGCACCCCGAAGGCGCCGTACATGCTCTTCGACGCGACGCCCCTCATATAGCCGCTGAGCAGCAGCTTGAGCAGCTCGAACCCGGC containing:
- a CDS encoding D-alanyl-D-alanine carboxypeptidase family protein — its product is MPATKKTVKRSLLVTSATLLALSLTAPVPAFADASPTATATPTTTPSATPPVNMSTVGGERLGEAGTQVNLGAGAPVLPKDLTARSWIVSDAESGDILAAHNAHWRLPPASTLKMLFADTLLPKFPKSAEHKVASSDLAGIGAGSSMVGIKEDETYTVHDLWLGVFLRSGNDAVHVLSAMNKGVDQTVKDMQAHAEELQALDTHVVSPDGYDAKGQVSSAYDLTLFARSGLQKKDFREYCSTVRAKFPGETTKNKKGKKTRESFEIQNTNRLLTGDSDVSTYQGIAGVKNGNTTNAGATFTGVAERDGKVLLVTVMNPEKNEHNEVYKETARLFDWGFKASGKVEPVGELVPPKGVETSAQPGAKPSGGSGKDNASTKPVAAASEAQDGSSGIGIALAITGGLLVLLAAGAFLINRRWPLPDLMRRRR
- a CDS encoding metallophosphoesterase; the protein is MVIVFVLAGVAALAVLGGLHWYAWRRLVRDTTAGPGVVRRVGAVVFAAGPLLMFGAVASERGGAPFWVQRVLAWPGFLWMALAIYLVLALVVGELVRPVVRWVVERRAGGGGSAPAVVVGAGPRRGIRPRSGAESVGLQGAGVDAPSAAGGHPGTAPPVGLAGAGRPPSAEGAFRPAPSADTASLPLPSTETASRRPLSAEGASRRLFVSRVVGGAAAAAAVGTVGYGTYGVLRGPRVKRVTVPLAKLPRSAHGFRIAVVSDIHLGPVLGRGFAQKVVDTINSTQPDLIAVVGDLVDGSVKDLGPAAAPLAQLRARHGAFFVTGNHEYFSGAAQWVREVRELGIQPLENARTEVAGFDLAGVNDVQGESEGQGPDFGKALGDRDASRACVLLAHQPVQIHEAVRYGVDLQLSGHTHGGQLWPGNFIAAAANPTLAGLERYGDTQLYVSRGAGAWGPPTRVGAPSDITVVELASREA
- a CDS encoding SCO4848 family membrane protein — its product is MKLSRPVSWFLLAFGVWSWVIWVTFIKNLFKDGSGLAFDDAGNPTAYLWVHLTLAVVSFVLGTVVGWIGLRGVRALRQTS
- a CDS encoding ABC transporter substrate-binding protein, with translation MRSVRIRILATLLVLAGVGVGGWQLLPTQENSGKTITVGTTDAVTSLDPAGAYDAGSWALFSNVFQSLLTFEPGGAAPVPDAAKSCGFVGTGLRTYRCTLRDDLTFPSGRKMTAEDVKFSFERVKRINDEVGPASLLATLGSVDAKGLTVTFHLSSPDATFPFKVATGAGSIVDHTRYPKRALRTDTGADGTGLYVLKTYTKEKRAVLAPNPHYEGAVKETGRPIVLRYYADSQALEAGWKAKKFDVAARQLPPALLAGLSPSDPKQRVTEVDSAETRNLVLNVRANAPLHDRRVRQAIAALINREELVSQTYKGTTDPLYGLIPAGITGHATSFFDDYPKPDAKKARTLLTEAGVSLPVRFTYGYAKGRGAAAQEAAELKRQLEASGLFKVATKGYEWTAFQKQYAEGRLDAWAVGWVADYPDPDTFSAPLVGTGNSMKNGYSSKAVDRLILDTQQDEDRSLATDSFRQLQEVVAQDVPLIPLWQRKEYVLSSEDVGGGQYLSDGTGVFRLWRLSWI
- a CDS encoding GNAT family N-acetyltransferase, which translates into the protein MTEIHTPRLLLRRWYDDDLAPMADINADPQVMRWIDDGSLRDLDQTAEDIERWEEEWDEEGFGLFAVELLASGELAGVVGLSVPEFLPEVLPAVAISWRLGSPFWGQGYASEAAQATLEFALQDRGLDRVISISRMGDDATENIIRKLGMKPERETAHPVYGFPLHVHAIDLTEYEA